In Microbacterium sp. AB, a single genomic region encodes these proteins:
- a CDS encoding methionine ABC transporter ATP-binding protein translates to MTATDTAVVRLVEVTKRYAEHPDEPPALDGITLEVGAGEVFGVIGESGAGKSTLLRLLAGLEKPDSGSVAVRDLPVPALGRRALRELRRGIGVVFQSVDLLSNRTVRQNVALPLQLARRRDAPTSRAEERHRVDEILEFVGLSHRADHFPAQLSGGEQQRVGLARALVTRPALLLCDEPTSSLDTTTTSEVLRVLVNARDRLGTTVVVITHDLDVVKAICDRAAFLERGTLRELFEVAKSDYRSLPTYYEQVRQELMG, encoded by the coding sequence GTGACGGCAACCGATACGGCGGTCGTGAGGCTCGTCGAGGTCACCAAACGCTACGCCGAGCACCCGGACGAGCCTCCCGCCCTCGACGGCATCACCCTCGAGGTGGGCGCCGGCGAGGTCTTCGGCGTCATCGGCGAGAGCGGTGCCGGCAAGTCCACGCTGCTGCGGCTGCTGGCGGGGCTCGAGAAGCCCGACTCCGGCTCCGTCGCGGTGCGGGACCTGCCGGTCCCCGCGCTCGGGCGCCGCGCGCTGCGCGAGCTGCGGCGCGGCATCGGCGTCGTCTTCCAGAGCGTCGACCTCCTGAGCAATCGCACCGTGCGCCAGAACGTCGCGCTGCCGCTGCAGCTCGCACGGCGGCGCGACGCTCCGACGTCGCGGGCGGAGGAGCGGCACAGGGTCGACGAGATCCTCGAGTTCGTCGGCCTCTCCCATCGGGCGGACCACTTTCCCGCCCAGCTGAGCGGCGGCGAGCAGCAGCGCGTCGGCCTCGCACGCGCCCTCGTCACGCGGCCCGCGCTGCTGCTCTGCGACGAGCCGACCTCATCCCTCGACACCACCACGACGTCGGAGGTGCTCCGCGTGCTCGTCAACGCACGCGACCGGCTGGGCACGACGGTCGTCGTGATCACGCACGACCTCGACGTGGTCAAGGCGATCTGCGACCGCGCGGCCTTCCTCGAACGAGGGACGCTGCGCGAGCTGTTCGAGGTCGCGAAGAGCGACTACCGGAGCCTGCCGACCTACTACGAGCAGGTCCGTCAGGAGCTGATGGGGTGA
- a CDS encoding GntR family transcriptional regulator, producing MTPDADLALPVRIAHALREQIITGELAMGAKLNEREIAERLSVSRVPVREALPILESEGFIVSQPRRGAVVHTFTLVDAREVFDLRDQLEPLAAELAARRAAEGADVTALRAALEFAHAPASSPPPSTRNSDLHEEIIALAGHALLQRVSGLLNGRVRWLFRLTPERDTTTMWQEHRELVDAIVSGHAELASMLAAAHVERGRIESMPLLEGRLPAAPPKARRRRSDAVR from the coding sequence ATGACACCCGACGCCGATCTCGCCCTGCCCGTGCGCATCGCCCACGCGCTGCGCGAGCAGATCATCACGGGCGAGCTCGCGATGGGCGCGAAGCTCAACGAGCGGGAGATCGCCGAGCGTCTCTCCGTCTCGCGCGTCCCGGTGCGCGAGGCGCTGCCGATCCTCGAGTCCGAGGGGTTCATCGTCTCGCAGCCGCGACGGGGAGCCGTCGTGCATACATTCACGCTCGTGGACGCCCGCGAGGTCTTCGACCTGCGCGATCAGCTCGAGCCGCTCGCCGCCGAGCTCGCGGCGCGGAGGGCGGCGGAGGGCGCCGACGTCACGGCGCTGCGGGCGGCGCTCGAGTTCGCGCACGCTCCGGCATCGTCTCCGCCCCCGTCGACGCGCAACTCCGACCTGCACGAGGAGATCATCGCGCTCGCGGGCCACGCGCTGCTCCAGCGCGTGAGCGGCCTGCTCAACGGCCGGGTGCGCTGGCTCTTCCGGCTCACCCCCGAACGCGACACCACGACGATGTGGCAGGAGCACCGCGAGCTCGTGGACGCCATCGTGTCCGGGCACGCCGAGCTCGCCTCGATGCTCGCCGCCGCCCACGTGGAGCGCGGGCGGATCGAGTCGATGCCCCTGCTCGAAGGCCGGCTCCCCGCCGCGCCCCCGAAGGCCCGGCGGCGCCGCTCGGACGCCGTACGCTGA
- a CDS encoding ABC transporter ATP-binding protein: MTDDVLRIEDLRIEVPADPHGGGLRTAVDGVSLRVGRGESLGIVGESGSGKSLTMLASLGLLPAGTRVASGRIVLDGRDITSLGERDMRPLRGRTAAMVFQDPMSALNPLRAVGAQIATAVRVHAPGLSRRRARERAVELLESVGVRHAADRAGTRPHQWSGGMRQRAMIAMAIAHDPLLLIADEPTTALDVTVQAQVMELLAEVRERTGSALVLITHDLGLVAENTDRVSVMYRGSIVEEGATGTVLHAPRHEYTRRLLDARPEASAPDRRAHATDSAPDALVVSDVVVEYAGRRGAAPVRAVDGVSVRVARGETVAVVGESGCGKSSLARAVLGIHAAASGSVRLDGDVVAPALARRSAAERERAQIVFQDPYSALDPRMTVAEIVAEPLRVRRSHRPDRVERLLADVGLDESFAGRLPSQLSGGQRQRVGIARALALRPRLLVLDEPVSALDVSIQAQVLGLLDDLQREHGLGYLFISHDLGVVRNIADRVVVMQAGRIVEEAPTDEIFRRPGHPYTRTLLDAIPRIDGPPATPECAPSLP; this comes from the coding sequence ATGACGGACGACGTGCTGCGCATCGAGGACCTGCGGATCGAGGTCCCTGCGGATCCGCACGGGGGAGGCCTGCGTACGGCCGTGGACGGCGTGAGCCTGCGGGTCGGCCGCGGAGAGTCCCTCGGGATCGTGGGGGAGTCCGGCTCCGGCAAGAGCCTCACGATGCTCGCGTCGCTGGGGCTGCTGCCGGCAGGGACCCGCGTCGCGTCCGGCCGGATCGTGCTCGACGGGCGCGACATCACGAGCCTCGGCGAGCGGGACATGCGTCCGCTGCGCGGCCGCACGGCGGCCATGGTCTTTCAGGACCCGATGTCCGCCCTCAACCCGCTGCGCGCCGTCGGCGCCCAGATCGCGACCGCCGTCCGCGTCCACGCCCCCGGGCTCAGCCGCCGCCGCGCGCGCGAGCGCGCCGTCGAGCTCCTCGAGTCCGTGGGCGTGCGCCATGCGGCCGACCGTGCGGGCACGCGTCCCCATCAGTGGTCGGGCGGGATGCGCCAGCGCGCCATGATCGCGATGGCGATCGCCCACGACCCTCTGCTCCTCATCGCCGACGAGCCCACCACCGCTCTCGACGTGACCGTCCAGGCGCAGGTGATGGAGCTGCTGGCCGAGGTGCGCGAGCGCACCGGATCGGCCCTCGTCCTCATCACGCACGACCTCGGGCTCGTCGCCGAGAACACCGACCGCGTCTCCGTCATGTACCGGGGCTCGATCGTGGAGGAAGGGGCCACCGGCACCGTCCTGCACGCGCCGCGGCACGAGTACACCCGGCGGCTCCTCGACGCCCGCCCCGAGGCGTCGGCACCCGACCGTCGCGCGCACGCGACGGACTCCGCGCCCGACGCGCTCGTGGTCTCCGACGTCGTCGTGGAGTACGCGGGGCGCCGCGGAGCAGCGCCCGTGCGCGCCGTCGACGGCGTGAGCGTCCGCGTCGCCCGCGGTGAGACGGTCGCGGTCGTCGGGGAGTCGGGGTGCGGCAAGTCGTCGCTCGCCCGTGCGGTCCTCGGCATCCATGCGGCGGCCTCCGGCAGCGTCCGGCTCGACGGCGACGTCGTGGCACCCGCGCTCGCTCGCCGGAGCGCGGCCGAGCGCGAGCGCGCGCAGATCGTCTTCCAGGACCCGTACTCCGCGCTCGACCCGCGCATGACCGTCGCGGAGATCGTGGCCGAGCCGTTGCGCGTGCGCCGCAGCCACCGTCCGGACCGGGTCGAGCGCCTGCTCGCCGACGTGGGGCTCGACGAGTCCTTCGCGGGCCGCCTGCCCAGTCAGCTCTCGGGAGGCCAGCGCCAGCGCGTCGGCATCGCCCGCGCCCTCGCGCTGAGGCCCCGGCTGCTCGTGCTCGACGAGCCCGTGTCGGCCCTCGACGTCTCGATCCAGGCGCAGGTGCTCGGTCTGCTCGACGATCTGCAGCGCGAGCACGGTCTCGGCTACCTGTTCATCTCGCACGATCTCGGCGTCGTCCGGAACATCGCCGACCGCGTCGTCGTGATGCAGGCGGGCCGCATCGTCGAGGAGGCGCCGACGGACGAGATCTTCCGGCGCCCGGGACATCCCTACACGCGCACCCTGCTCGACGCGATCCCCCGCATCGACGGGCCCCCTGCGACCCCCGAATGCGCTCCCTCGCTCCCCTGA
- a CDS encoding methionine ABC transporter permease has product MSGLSDLLAEHGEDLVEALSETGYMLLVSLGAAVLLGLPLGMTVFLTRRGGVAEHRPVWTAANLYINVVRSFPFLLLVVFLIPFTRLVFGTTFGTQAASLPLCFVAVAIYARLVEQILLEVPPGISRIAVAMGATLPQTVFRVLLPEARSGLVYALTSAAISLISYSTVLGVVGGGGIGDFAMRYGYQEYDDTLMYVTILVIVACVLLIQAIGHRVSSRLDHR; this is encoded by the coding sequence GTGAGCGGGCTGTCCGACCTGCTCGCCGAGCACGGGGAGGACCTCGTCGAGGCGCTCTCCGAGACCGGATACATGCTGCTCGTCTCGCTGGGCGCCGCGGTGCTGCTCGGGCTCCCGCTCGGCATGACCGTCTTCCTCACCCGCCGCGGGGGCGTCGCCGAGCATCGCCCGGTCTGGACGGCCGCGAACCTCTACATCAACGTCGTCCGCTCGTTCCCGTTCCTGCTCCTCGTGGTGTTCCTCATCCCCTTCACGCGTCTCGTGTTCGGCACGACGTTCGGCACGCAGGCCGCGAGCCTCCCCCTGTGCTTCGTGGCGGTCGCCATCTACGCGCGCCTCGTCGAGCAGATCCTCCTCGAGGTCCCGCCCGGCATCTCCCGGATCGCGGTGGCCATGGGGGCGACGCTGCCGCAGACGGTGTTCCGGGTGCTGCTCCCCGAGGCGCGTTCCGGTCTCGTGTACGCCCTCACGTCGGCGGCGATCAGCCTGATCTCCTACTCCACCGTCCTCGGCGTCGTCGGCGGGGGCGGCATCGGCGACTTCGCCATGCGCTACGGCTACCAGGAGTACGACGACACGCTCATGTACGTGACGATCCTCGTGATCGTCGCGTGCGTCCTCCTCATCCAGGCGATCGGGCACCGTGTGTCGTCGCGTCTGGATCACCGGTGA
- a CDS encoding ABC transporter permease → MTGFLVRRFALALATLFAVVTIAFALGRATGEPAALLLPDNATAEDVAALNAALGFDRPLVVQYVSSLGGLFAGDFGDSYRLREPALGLVLERIPATFELAFWSFAAGLALALVVALAIQLTGSRALRAIAGWAGALRQSVPDFFFGLLLVLVFAVMLGALPSLGRTSPASLVLPVVTLATGQFVMYLRLLDAALSEQAAQDYVRTAFAQGQRRSSILLTQMLPNALLPVLGMAGLNLGGLLGGTVVVEVVFAWPGLGQLLTDAVSQRDFPIVQAGLLFVALMFVVVNTLVDVVVSRIDPRTALA, encoded by the coding sequence ATGACCGGTTTCCTCGTCCGCCGCTTCGCGCTCGCCCTCGCCACGCTCTTCGCCGTGGTGACGATCGCGTTCGCGCTCGGTCGCGCCACGGGAGAGCCGGCCGCACTGCTCCTCCCCGACAACGCGACGGCCGAGGACGTCGCCGCCCTGAACGCGGCGCTGGGCTTCGACAGACCGCTCGTCGTCCAGTACGTCTCCTCCCTGGGCGGGTTGTTCGCCGGAGACTTCGGCGACTCCTACCGGCTGCGCGAGCCTGCGCTCGGGCTCGTGCTCGAGCGCATCCCGGCGACCTTCGAGCTCGCGTTCTGGTCGTTCGCCGCGGGACTCGCCCTGGCCCTCGTCGTGGCGCTCGCCATCCAGCTCACGGGCAGCCGGGCGCTGAGGGCGATCGCGGGATGGGCAGGCGCGCTCCGGCAGTCCGTCCCCGACTTCTTCTTCGGGCTGCTGCTCGTGCTCGTCTTCGCGGTGATGCTCGGGGCGCTGCCGTCGCTCGGGCGGACGAGCCCGGCGAGCCTCGTCCTCCCGGTGGTCACGCTCGCGACGGGCCAGTTCGTCATGTACCTGCGCCTGCTCGACGCCGCTCTCAGCGAGCAGGCGGCTCAGGACTACGTCCGCACGGCCTTCGCGCAGGGGCAGAGACGGAGCTCCATCCTGCTCACGCAGATGCTGCCGAACGCGCTGCTGCCCGTGCTCGGGATGGCGGGGCTCAATCTCGGCGGCCTGCTCGGCGGGACGGTCGTCGTGGAGGTCGTGTTCGCCTGGCCCGGCCTCGGACAGCTGCTCACCGACGCCGTCAGCCAGCGCGACTTCCCGATCGTCCAGGCCGGTCTGCTGTTCGTCGCCCTCATGTTCGTCGTCGTCAACACGCTCGTCGACGTCGTCGTCTCCCGCATCGACCCCAGGACGGCCCTCGCATGA
- a CDS encoding OsmC family protein: MGARYRTEAANHDGVEGWSRVGDGLGVRVASPLAGGADPEATNPEQLLALAWATCLNATAQTVVAGRRRTSVRVTVELHDAVPGPGYEFHVDAYLSAEGSTPAETERLLGAVDARCPVSKLLHGAATARVHGEPYAVS, from the coding sequence GTGGGTGCTCGGTATCGGACAGAGGCGGCGAATCACGACGGCGTCGAGGGATGGAGCAGGGTCGGGGACGGGCTCGGGGTGCGGGTGGCCTCGCCGCTCGCGGGCGGAGCCGATCCCGAGGCGACCAACCCCGAGCAGCTGCTCGCGCTCGCGTGGGCGACCTGCCTGAACGCGACCGCGCAGACGGTCGTGGCAGGCCGGCGCCGCACCTCCGTCCGGGTGACCGTGGAGCTGCACGACGCCGTGCCGGGCCCGGGGTACGAGTTCCACGTCGACGCGTACCTCTCGGCGGAGGGGTCGACCCCTGCCGAGACCGAGCGGCTGCTGGGCGCGGTGGACGCCCGATGCCCCGTCTCGAAGCTGCTGCACGGCGCGGCGACGGCGCGCGTGCACGGCGAGCCGTACGCGGTCTCGTGA
- a CDS encoding ABC transporter permease has product MTAQPLTAAGIAEPSGIRPPRPRRSLRPSALVGVVMLGSVVLLAAVPPLLPGFDPMGQDLRSALIPPFADPARPLGTDALGRDLLSRVSLASSVTLGITLAIVCMNAVIGSTVGILAGYVGGRIEALVSVVSNVTLAMPVVLLLIAICAVLRPSAGLTILVLGCTWWVGYARVTRNVAASLRRQDFVVAPLTQGADTVWVLARHIVPNIWPHTLIIAATDIATIVLIESSLEYLGLGVQPPVPSWGSMIFDGQKYLGTVPWLAILPGLAMFLAVAGAQFLSQQFTAESRGALLRKGDMR; this is encoded by the coding sequence ATGACCGCTCAGCCCCTCACCGCCGCAGGCATCGCGGAACCGTCCGGCATCCGGCCTCCGCGCCCCCGGCGGTCCCTCCGGCCGTCCGCCCTGGTCGGCGTCGTGATGCTCGGCTCCGTGGTGCTGCTCGCGGCGGTCCCTCCGCTGCTGCCCGGATTCGACCCGATGGGGCAGGACCTGCGCAGCGCGCTCATCCCGCCCTTCGCGGATCCGGCCCGGCCCCTCGGCACGGACGCGCTGGGCCGCGACCTGCTCAGCCGTGTGTCGCTCGCCTCGAGCGTGACCCTCGGCATCACCCTCGCGATCGTGTGCATGAACGCCGTCATCGGCAGCACCGTCGGCATCCTCGCCGGCTACGTCGGCGGGCGCATCGAGGCGCTCGTCTCGGTCGTGAGCAACGTGACCCTCGCGATGCCCGTCGTCCTGCTGCTCATCGCGATCTGCGCCGTGCTGCGCCCGAGCGCGGGTCTGACGATCCTCGTCCTCGGCTGCACGTGGTGGGTCGGCTATGCGAGGGTCACGCGCAACGTCGCGGCATCGCTGCGTCGGCAGGACTTCGTCGTCGCCCCGCTCACGCAGGGAGCCGACACCGTGTGGGTCCTCGCCCGTCACATCGTGCCGAACATCTGGCCGCACACGCTCATCATCGCGGCCACCGACATCGCCACGATCGTGCTCATCGAGTCGTCGCTGGAGTACCTCGGCCTCGGCGTGCAGCCGCCCGTGCCGAGCTGGGGCTCCATGATCTTCGACGGGCAGAAGTACCTCGGCACGGTGCCCTGGCTCGCGATCCTGCCGGGGCTCGCGATGTTCCTCGCCGTCGCGGGAGCGCAGTTCCTCAGCCAGCAGTTCACGGCCGAGAGTCGCGGCGCCCTCCTCCGGAAGGGAGACATGCGATGA
- a CDS encoding bifunctional proline dehydrogenase/L-glutamate gamma-semialdehyde dehydrogenase, which produces MADEAARAGTDELVERAITLTRRWVGEAATVEVDPAARRLAGVLQDPKGLPFTIGFVDGVMRPESLSASAVRFARIAPLAPAFLPWYLRGAVRAGGAVAPVAPFAVVPAARRVLRSMVGHLIVDARPDRLESSLAALREKGARLNLNLLGEAVLGEKEAHRRLEGIHDLVRRPDVDYVSVKVSAVASRLSMWAFDETVEEVAGRLLPLYLSAAGNGTFLNLDMEEYRDLDLTVAVFQRVLDDPRLHGYEAGIVLQAYLPDALPALDRLTEWATERVDGEGARIKVRLVKGANLAMEHVDAAVHGWSPATYDTKLDTDANYLRCLHAAFDPDRARAVAVGVAGHNLFDIAYAWLLAGDRGVRDAVEFEMLLGMAEGQVQAVSRDVGRVLLYVPVVHPDEFDVAVSYLVRRLEENASSDNFLSAAFSLHEDESLFAREENRFTGSVRRAQDASLAIGPRRAQERVAPEDADDLDGDPEEADDVDPEERGGSGAGEPDAPEQLTQAVLGIARHADGRVDTAALGETQPEAAGSDEDWVETAVFSPRESAIAVGAPGFRNAADTDPALPANRSWAREILARIPGSTAGVATIEAARIDAAADLDAVVERVRAAGAAWGARPAIERAAVLRRAASALEARRAALIEVAGSETGKVFAEADTEVSEAVDFANYYAANAGELDHVAGAVFVPSAVTVVAPPWNFPVAIPAGGVLAALAAGSGVVFKPAPQARRSAAVVAETLWSAGVPRDLLALVDLEEDALGRHLVAHRDVDRVILTGGWDTARLFRSWRPDLPLLAETSGKNSLIVTPSADLDLAAADLVRSAFGHAGQKCSAASLVILVGSVGRSKRFARQVVDATKSLRVGPAHDPLSEVGPLIGPPSGKLEWALNELGEGESWLVKPRPLAGAEEDGRYWTPGIRIGVRPGSRFHREEFFGPVLGIMHAATLEQAIELQNAVDYGLTAGLHTQDPAELEQWLASVEAGNLYVNRGITGAVVQRQPFGGWKRSSVGPGAKAGGPNYLVGLGSWRATSGGPASHSLHLRGLDTRITTLIEAAQPSLTYDEFEWLRRAALSDAIAWDREFGKVKDVSGLGVERNLFRYRAASVAVRATGDATWQAVLRVVLAGVRAADWFSLSVPTGIPASVRRALGDLDVPVFVESDGEWIERMAGRAGEPDADAGDVPTSEQILGIQHERPDRVRLVGPADAVAVLHRALADGVSGDPDIAVYAGEVTAAGRLELLPFLREQAISITAHRFGNPDDTFAEVI; this is translated from the coding sequence ATGGCCGACGAAGCAGCCCGGGCGGGTACAGACGAGCTGGTCGAACGCGCGATCACGCTCACGAGGCGCTGGGTCGGCGAGGCCGCGACCGTCGAGGTGGATCCTGCGGCACGGCGTCTGGCCGGCGTCCTGCAGGATCCGAAGGGGCTGCCGTTCACGATCGGATTCGTCGACGGCGTGATGCGCCCCGAGAGCCTCTCGGCCTCGGCCGTCCGGTTCGCCCGCATCGCTCCGCTCGCGCCGGCCTTCCTCCCCTGGTATCTGCGCGGCGCCGTCCGTGCGGGCGGCGCGGTCGCTCCCGTCGCCCCGTTCGCGGTCGTCCCCGCGGCGCGCAGGGTGCTGCGGAGCATGGTCGGCCACCTCATCGTCGACGCGCGGCCCGACAGGCTCGAGTCCTCTCTCGCCGCGCTGCGCGAGAAGGGCGCCCGCCTCAACCTCAATCTGCTCGGGGAGGCGGTGCTGGGGGAGAAGGAGGCGCACCGGCGCCTCGAGGGCATCCACGACCTCGTGCGCCGGCCCGACGTCGACTACGTGTCGGTGAAGGTCTCGGCCGTCGCGAGCCGCCTGTCGATGTGGGCCTTCGACGAGACGGTCGAGGAGGTCGCCGGGCGCCTCCTGCCGCTGTACCTCTCCGCGGCGGGCAACGGCACGTTCCTCAACCTCGACATGGAGGAGTACCGCGACCTCGACCTGACGGTCGCCGTCTTCCAGCGCGTCCTCGACGACCCACGGCTCCACGGGTACGAGGCGGGCATCGTGCTGCAGGCGTATCTGCCCGACGCGCTGCCCGCCCTCGACCGGCTCACGGAGTGGGCGACGGAGCGCGTGGACGGCGAGGGCGCGCGCATCAAGGTGCGGCTCGTGAAGGGCGCGAACCTCGCGATGGAGCACGTCGACGCCGCCGTGCACGGATGGTCGCCGGCGACCTACGACACCAAGCTCGACACGGACGCGAACTACCTCCGCTGCCTGCACGCCGCGTTCGACCCGGATCGCGCCCGTGCCGTGGCCGTGGGCGTCGCCGGGCACAACCTCTTCGACATCGCCTACGCCTGGCTGCTGGCCGGAGACCGGGGCGTGCGCGACGCGGTGGAGTTCGAGATGCTGCTCGGGATGGCGGAGGGGCAGGTGCAGGCCGTCTCCCGCGACGTCGGCCGGGTGCTGCTGTACGTGCCGGTCGTCCACCCCGACGAGTTCGACGTCGCCGTCAGCTATCTCGTCCGGCGCCTGGAGGAGAACGCGTCGAGCGACAACTTCCTCTCCGCGGCGTTCTCGCTGCACGAGGACGAGTCGCTGTTCGCCCGTGAGGAGAACCGCTTCACGGGGTCGGTGCGGCGGGCGCAGGACGCGTCGCTCGCGATCGGTCCGAGGCGTGCGCAGGAGCGCGTCGCGCCGGAGGACGCGGACGACCTGGACGGCGACCCCGAGGAAGCGGACGACGTCGACCCTGAGGAACGCGGAGGAAGCGGCGCGGGGGAGCCCGACGCCCCGGAGCAGCTGACGCAGGCCGTGCTCGGGATCGCGCGGCACGCGGACGGTCGCGTCGACACCGCGGCCCTCGGGGAGACGCAGCCCGAGGCGGCGGGCTCCGACGAGGACTGGGTGGAGACCGCGGTCTTCTCGCCGCGCGAGAGCGCGATCGCCGTCGGAGCGCCCGGCTTCCGCAACGCCGCCGACACCGACCCCGCCCTCCCCGCGAACCGGTCCTGGGCGCGGGAGATCCTCGCCCGCATCCCGGGTTCGACGGCGGGCGTCGCCACCATCGAGGCCGCCCGCATCGACGCCGCCGCGGACCTCGACGCCGTCGTCGAGCGCGTCCGGGCCGCGGGCGCCGCCTGGGGGGCGCGGCCGGCGATCGAGCGCGCCGCCGTCCTCCGCCGCGCGGCGAGCGCCCTCGAAGCGCGCCGCGCGGCGCTCATCGAGGTCGCGGGGTCGGAGACGGGCAAGGTGTTCGCCGAGGCCGACACCGAGGTGAGCGAGGCCGTGGACTTCGCGAACTACTACGCGGCGAACGCGGGCGAGCTCGACCACGTGGCCGGCGCGGTGTTCGTGCCGTCCGCCGTGACCGTCGTCGCCCCGCCGTGGAACTTCCCCGTCGCCATCCCCGCGGGCGGGGTGCTGGCCGCGCTCGCCGCGGGCTCGGGCGTCGTGTTCAAGCCGGCGCCGCAGGCGCGGCGCAGCGCCGCGGTCGTCGCCGAGACGCTGTGGAGCGCCGGCGTGCCCCGAGACCTCCTCGCGCTCGTCGACCTCGAGGAGGACGCGCTCGGGAGGCACCTCGTCGCGCACCGGGACGTCGACCGCGTCATCCTCACGGGCGGCTGGGACACCGCACGGCTGTTCCGCTCCTGGCGGCCCGACCTCCCCCTCCTCGCGGAGACGAGCGGGAAGAACTCCCTCATCGTGACCCCGTCGGCCGACCTCGACCTGGCAGCCGCCGACCTCGTGCGCAGCGCCTTCGGGCACGCGGGGCAGAAGTGCTCCGCCGCCTCGCTCGTCATCCTCGTCGGATCCGTCGGCCGGTCCAAGCGGTTCGCCCGCCAGGTCGTCGACGCGACGAAGTCGCTGCGCGTCGGGCCCGCTCACGATCCGCTCTCCGAGGTCGGGCCGCTCATCGGGCCGCCCAGCGGCAAGCTGGAATGGGCGCTCAACGAGCTCGGCGAAGGCGAGTCCTGGCTCGTGAAGCCCCGGCCGCTGGCGGGCGCGGAGGAGGACGGGCGGTACTGGACGCCGGGGATCCGCATCGGAGTCCGCCCCGGTTCGCGCTTCCACCGCGAGGAGTTCTTCGGCCCCGTGCTCGGCATCATGCACGCCGCGACGCTCGAGCAGGCGATCGAGCTGCAGAACGCGGTCGACTACGGGCTCACGGCGGGGCTGCACACCCAGGACCCCGCAGAGCTCGAGCAGTGGCTCGCGTCGGTCGAGGCCGGGAACCTCTACGTGAACCGCGGCATCACGGGGGCCGTCGTGCAGCGTCAGCCGTTCGGCGGCTGGAAGCGCTCGTCCGTCGGGCCGGGTGCCAAGGCGGGCGGCCCGAACTACCTCGTCGGCCTCGGGTCGTGGCGCGCGACGAGCGGCGGTCCGGCCTCGCACTCCCTGCACCTCCGCGGCCTCGACACGCGCATCACGACGCTCATCGAGGCGGCGCAGCCCTCGCTGACCTATGACGAGTTCGAATGGCTGAGGCGCGCGGCGCTCTCGGACGCGATCGCGTGGGATCGCGAGTTCGGCAAGGTGAAGGACGTGTCGGGGCTGGGCGTGGAGCGCAACCTCTTCCGCTACCGCGCCGCCTCCGTGGCCGTGCGTGCCACGGGCGACGCCACCTGGCAGGCGGTGCTGCGCGTCGTGCTCGCCGGGGTGCGCGCGGCCGACTGGTTCTCGCTCAGCGTGCCGACCGGCATCCCCGCGTCGGTGCGCAGGGCGCTCGGCGATCTCGACGTGCCGGTGTTCGTCGAGAGCGACGGGGAGTGGATCGAACGGATGGCGGGACGGGCCGGAGAGCCCGACGCCGATGCCGGCGACGTCCCGACCTCCGAGCAGATCCTGGGCATCCAGCACGAGCGCCCGGACCGCGTGCGTCTCGTCGGCCCGGCCGACGCGGTGGCCGTGCTGCATCGTGCGCTCGCGGACGGCGTCTCGGGCGACCCCGACATCGCGGTCTACGCGGGCGAGGTGACGGCCGCGGGGAGGCTCGAGCTGCTGCCGTTCCTGCGCGAGCAGGCGATCTCGATCACGGCGCACCGCTTCGGCAACCCCGACGACACGTTCGCCGAGGTCATCTGA